Within Leptospira noumeaensis, the genomic segment GGACCCCTGGCTCCTACATGATCCGTGACTATGGAACCCACCTCCATAAATTTGATGTAAAAAATTCCCAAACAGGAGAGTCCGTTTCTTGGGAGATGATAGACTTACACCGTTGGAAATTAAAAAACCTACCACCGGAATTTGAAATTTCCTATATCATTTATGCTTTTGAAGACTTCACTGTCAGAACCAATTATTTGGAAACAGAATTTGGGTTCATCAATCCCCCTGCATTGTTTTTATACCCAGAAGGGAAACTAAACCAACCTTCCACAGTGTTGTTCCAAGTCTCAGAATATTTTCCCTATGTATATTCTAGTTTGACTCGTGACAAAGAGAATTCCCAAATTTTTTACGCAGACAATTTTGATGAATTGTTTGATTCCCCTTTTCATTTGAGTAAACAACATTCTGTTTTTTTCACAGCCGGAACCACCAAACATGAATTACTTGTCGAAGGAGACGTGAGTTTTGATTTTAAAACGAAACTTGCAGAAGACCTAAAACGAATCACAGAAACACAAATTGAATGGATGATGGAGAGCCCAAATCCATATTATTTATTTGTTCTCAATCTGAGTTTACCAGCTTACGGGGGGCTCGAACACAGAGCCTCCAGTATCAATTATTTTAATCCTGAACTATTGTCTGATGAAGAGGAGTATAAAAGACTCCTTGAACTTTTATCTCATGAATACTTTCATCTTTGGAATATCAAAAGGATCAGACCCATTGCTCTCGGCCCTTTTGACTACCAAAAACCCAACCTAACTCGAGAACTATGGATCGCCGAAGGATTTACAAGTTTTTACGATGTATACTTTCTTTACCACTCCGGGTTTCTGTCCAAAGAAGAATACTTAGTCAAACTCCAATCAGACATTTTATCTTTGGAAGACAATGAAGCCGATTCTTGGATGAGTCTGGAAGAATCATCTTTTACTGCATGGACAAAATACTACAAAAGAAATGGAAATAGCCATAACATCACAGTATCTTATTACACAAAAGGAGGAGTTCTTGCTTTATGTATGAATTTATTTTTGTTAAAGGAATCTAAAGATAAAAAAACAATCAGGCACGTATTTCATAAACTAAACGAAGTATATGTAAAAACAAAATCAAGAGGATTCACAAAACAAGAGTTTTTTGATACAGCTAAAGAAGTTACAGGAGTGGATTTAAAAACCGAATTTAATGTGTATTTAGAGAATCCAAAACCAATCCCTGTTGATCATTATTTAGATATCATTGGCATCCAAAGGATCCAAACAGATTTGGTAGGAGATACGG encodes:
- a CDS encoding M61 family metallopeptidase, with the protein product MAKEPQEKTVSETGQSNSIGLDFEVSIFDLFKHYFQVKLRVHSDQSEMVFCLPSWTPGSYMIRDYGTHLHKFDVKNSQTGESVSWEMIDLHRWKLKNLPPEFEISYIIYAFEDFTVRTNYLETEFGFINPPALFLYPEGKLNQPSTVLFQVSEYFPYVYSSLTRDKENSQIFYADNFDELFDSPFHLSKQHSVFFTAGTTKHELLVEGDVSFDFKTKLAEDLKRITETQIEWMMESPNPYYLFVLNLSLPAYGGLEHRASSINYFNPELLSDEEEYKRLLELLSHEYFHLWNIKRIRPIALGPFDYQKPNLTRELWIAEGFTSFYDVYFLYHSGFLSKEEYLVKLQSDILSLEDNEADSWMSLEESSFTAWTKYYKRNGNSHNITVSYYTKGGVLALCMNLFLLKESKDKKTIRHVFHKLNEVYVKTKSRGFTKQEFFDTAKEVTGVDLKTEFNVYLENPKPIPVDHYLDIIGIQRIQTDLVGDTGFKIKEKAGNLYIQKLLHKENTESYDLMLDDEILAINGKRATASNLQKLEKNLRPGEKFHLILSRAGKIKESMITASGFYKTRKFVIAEDTTDDRKELREFFLRNVV